The DNA segment TCGTTTCTTTAAATCCTCAATCATGCTAGAATGGACATGTTCTCCTTCCATCCTATGTTTTTCAGTTAATTCCTTTCCACACACGACACATTTACCCTTTTCATGGGCTTCATGGTCATGATTCATTTCATGATGAGAACCATGATTAATTTCAATCCCCCCACAAAAATCATAACCTCACTTGATGAACTGGATAATGATAATATTTTCAGGGATCCTGATACATTCCAATCCTTGAAAGGTACTGAATAGGAGTAGTTCCAAAAAAGCGTTTCATCGGGTTTTAAAGACTTAAAAGCTGATCTAATAAAATAAAAAATGAAGGGAGATTTTATTCAAGTTCCAGTTTAATGGCTCCAACCATAGGTGCCAGGTAGTTGTAGAGTAAAGCCACTATTGCTGCCCCAACAAAGGTCAGGATAAAGGTCATTATTGGCCAGATTATAATCAGATACAGGGCCCCCATGGCAGAGATGGAACCGGCAACAGAATTTACAACAGCTGTGGTATTGTTGTTCAAACTAATTATGAATGTACTGAGGTTGTACAAGGCTGCATATCCGGCAATAAAATATATTATTCCCATTATAAAGGTCAAAATCGCCGAGATCAGCGCTATTATCACTGAAAAATCAAACACTGGTATTGATTTTATTTTTTTAATTTCTCCCATATTTTTACCCCCAATGATATGTTATTATTTATTATGAAGATTCTAACTTAAGTTATTTTCTATATTATCTTAATAACTGGGATAAAATATGAAGGATGTTCAAGTATCACATGAAAAAAATGTGATTATACCCATCAAAGACCATAATAACATGTTAAACTTTCAGTGCCATGTTTTCCTGGAAACATCAGGGTAATACTGTTTTCTTTGATATTCCAAATGAATTGAAGTATCAGCATATTTTTTTTTGAAATAATATTTTATTTAAAAGATTAGTGGTATCAGCGAAGATGAGGTTATCTCAGGATCTGAGAACACCCTCTGACCCTCCATGTTGATTGCTTTGCATCATGTATTCTAAAAAAATAGTTGTAAAGCCCAACCTTGCCAGTTGGAGCTTACAGTTTTTAATCCTTCATTAACAGCATCATTATTCCGGTTATTATAAGCCATATACCAATTAATGCCCCCAAAACCGTAGGGTTGGCTATGAAAGTTCCTACGATTATGTAGATTACACCCATGATTATGGCTATTACTCCATTCCATCTGCTGCCGCTAGTTTCTGAAATTAGTCCCATGATACCTGCAATAATCAGGAAAAAGCCCGCAAGCCAGATTAAGAAGCCGGCAAGCCAGCTGAACAGCCCAGGATTAACTATGAATCCTATACCCAGGAACATGGCTATAATTCCTAAAATTAGTTCCAAAATCCCCAAAACTGCACTCTCACCTATTTCCATTGTTCCGCTTAGTACAAGACCAATACCCAGGATCAGGACTATGAATCCCGTCACCAAGCTAAATGGGATTACTCCCAGCACTGGAAAGGCCAGAACAACCAGACCTAAAATAATCAAAGTTAATGCACTAGCCATTTTTTGCATATCTATCCACTCCACTCTTTAAACTCATTTATATATTAAAAATTGTTTAATAGCCCCTAACGTATTAATTTTGTTGTTTTTTTCCTTGAGGGTATGAATATACTGGTGACAAACCCCAAGAAGAAGATCAGTGCCAGCACATTGAAGGTCATCTGCATAGCTGAGCTTATGGTGGAATCCACCATCTGGGTGACCTGAGGAACCAGATTGGCAGGTATGTTCTCAGGACTGGTTGTTTGCATCTTTTCAACGTAGTCGAATAAGCTATCATGAATTTCTTGAGTTGTCATGTTCCCTGCAAGACCAGATGATTCTATGGATGATGTGAGTCCCCAGAATACTCCAAGCAATAGCAAAACCCCAATTAAAGCCGTGCCCATGGAGTATCCAAGGTTCTTGAAGGCATTTAAAAATCCAGCTGCATCCGATTCCTGGTCACTTCTGGCTGCAGACATGGTTAGATTTGTTAGCTGAGACAGTAAAAGTCCCACTCCAACACCGAAGACAATGGTGCCTGGAACGATATCAGCTATCTGGGTGTTGATGTTGAAGGT comes from the Methanobacterium aggregans genome and includes:
- a CDS encoding DUF3566 domain-containing protein, encoding MGEIKKIKSIPVFDFSVIIALISAILTFIMGIIYFIAGYAALYNLSTFIISLNNNTTAVVNSVAGSISAMGALYLIIIWPIMTFILTFVGAAIVALLYNYLAPMVGAIKLELE
- a CDS encoding DUF308 domain-containing protein, giving the protein MQKMASALTLIILGLVVLAFPVLGVIPFSLVTGFIVLILGIGLVLSGTMEIGESAVLGILELILGIIAMFLGIGFIVNPGLFSWLAGFLIWLAGFFLIIAGIMGLISETSGSRWNGVIAIIMGVIYIIVGTFIANPTVLGALIGIWLIITGIMMLLMKD